The Polaribacter sp. KT25b genome contains the following window.
AAATCATAAAATCAAGAAATTTACACACAGTTTCTGGAATATTTCTATTTACAATTTACTAGGTAGAAACAATCCTAATTCTGTCTTTTTCGTTACAGACGAAGGAAAAGTAAAAGCATATCAAAGTTCTATTTTTTCTAAACCTATACCAACTATTACCTATAATTTTAAATTTTAAGAACTCATGAAATCATTAAAAATATTTTTAATACTCTTTTGTGCATCTTTTATATTAACGAGTTGTTTAGAAGAAATTCCACTAACTAATAGTGAATCTAAAAGCTTCTTGGTTATTGAATCTACTATAACAAATGAATATAAATTTCAAACTGTAAAACTATCTAGAACTATAGAATTAGACTCTTTAAACTCTATAAAAGAAACGAACGCTATTGTAGTTATTAAAGACGATTCTAATAACTCTTTTAACTTTACAGAAACAGATGATGGCATTTATGTTTCAAATAATGAATTTGAAGCAGAACTAAATAAAAATTACACTTTAGAAATAACTACAAAAGACGGCAAACGTTATACATCAAAACAACAAAAAATTGCTGGAGTTAATGAAATGGATAGTTTAGAAGCTAAATTAGGCACTAAAACTAATGGAGAAGAAGGTATAAATATTGTAGTTAATAGTAACACTACAGATGAAAATGCACAATATTATAGGTATGAATATGAAGAAACCTATAAAATTATTGCTCCTTTATGGTCTAATCAAAAATTAGAAATAATTATCGATGAATTTCCTTTTTCTGAAGTAGCTTTAGTAACAGATCCTGTAGATAATAAAATTTGTTACAATACAATTAATTCATCAGATA
Protein-coding sequences here:
- a CDS encoding DUF4249 domain-containing protein; this encodes MKSLKIFLILFCASFILTSCLEEIPLTNSESKSFLVIESTITNEYKFQTVKLSRTIELDSLNSIKETNAIVVIKDDSNNSFNFTETDDGIYVSNNEFEAELNKNYTLEITTKDGKRYTSKQQKIAGVNEMDSLEAKLGTKTNGEEGINIVVNSNTTDENAQYYRYEYEETYKIIAPLWSNQKLEIIIDEFPFSEVALVTDPVDNKICYNTINSSDIIQTETTLLSGNDVNFNVHFLGKNDFKVSHRYSVLVKQYVENLEAYTYFNTLKKLSESQGIFTQNQPGLVVGNISSVSDIDENVIGFFEVVSVSEKRIFFNYEEYYPDGEVDYISDCVITAPPLLAVAAFPGQKPPQTSPLVNALKQNSIFYLLNSEPTEQLIGNYLLVPRECGDCTVLGSNVKPTFWID